The genomic region GCGCGCTGGCGGAGAAGGCCAAGGCGGGACTTTCCGCCTGACGAAACCTCCACGGCCGCGCGGTCGATGCGTCGGCATGCAGAAAAGGAAAGGTAGCGCCTTTCCTTTTTTGTTTTGGAGGGAGGGCGCCGGGCGGATGGGCGGGACGGCATGGTGATTTTGTATTTTACTCGCCATCCATTACTCATTACCCTTGTCCCGTTCGGAGGACGCCGGTGTACGGGGGCGATTCCCGTATTGATCCGGTTGCGCGGGGAAATTGGCAAGGAATGACAGTGTGCACGAGCTGGATACGATAGTCGCGCAGGCGCGCGAGCTGATCGCCGGGGCGGCCGACCTGAAGGCGCTGGACCAGGCGCGCGTGCAGTATCTCGGGAAAAACGGCCGCATCACGGAGTTCCTCAAACAGCTTAAGACGCTGTCCGACGCGGAGCGGCCCGCGGCGGGGCTTGTCGTCAACCAGGCGAAGCAGGAACTGCAGCAGGCCATCGAGGCGCGCGCGCGCGAACTCGACAGCGCCGCGCTGCACGAGCGCTTGAGCCGCGAATCCCTCGACGTCACGCTGCCCGGCCGCGGGCAGGCGGCGGGCGGCCTGCATCCCGTGGCGATGACCATGGACCGCATCGAAGGGCTGTTCGCCCAGGCCGGTTACGAGGTCGCCCGCGGACCGGAGATCGAAGACGACTTCCACAACTTCGAGGCGCTCAACATTCCCGCCGACCATCCCGCGCGCGCAATGCATGACACCTTTTACTTCGACGCGCATACGCTGTTGCGGACGCACACCTCGCCGGTCCAGATCCGCGTGATGCGCGAACGCACCCCGCCGCTGCGCGTCATCGCGCCCGGACGCGTCTACCGCTGCGATTCCGACGTGACGCACACGCCGATGTTCCACCAGGTGGAAGGCTTCATGGTCGATGAGGACGTGAGTTTCGCCGACCTCAAGGGCGCGCTGACCGATTTCCTGC from Gammaproteobacteria bacterium harbors:
- the pheS gene encoding phenylalanine--tRNA ligase subunit alpha, with protein sequence MHELDTIVAQARELIAGAADLKALDQARVQYLGKNGRITEFLKQLKTLSDAERPAAGLVVNQAKQELQQAIEARARELDSAALHERLSRESLDVTLPGRGQAAGGLHPVAMTMDRIEGLFAQAGYEVARGPEIEDDFHNFEALNIPADHPARAMHDTFYFDAHTLLRTHTSPVQIRVMRERTPPLRVIAPGRVYRCDSDVTHTPMFHQVEGFMVDEDVSFADLKGALTDFLRAFFERDAAVRFRPSYFPFTEPSAEVDIACVICGGKGCRVCKQTGWLEVMGCGMIHPQVFANVGVDSERYTGFAFGLGVERMAMLRYGVNDLRLFFENDLRFLRQFN